Proteins encoded together in one Quercus lobata isolate SW786 chromosome 3, ValleyOak3.0 Primary Assembly, whole genome shotgun sequence window:
- the LOC115981025 gene encoding uncharacterized protein LOC115981025: protein MLEVDEADDKVQLMAFKARLKSRQFMVSLVKNPPRMMVEMLLKAQKYMNIEDALVAIKEVEKPNERERKGDNRRGREREWADRQNTDKNKRKDDKTPWTVKFTPLIMPIDKILAQIKDEHYLKWPWPLHSSSNVHDKRKYCRFHKDHDYYTEDCRDLKEQIEKLIRRGKLQKFVKKGDSNRPRDDSRDKLEASSRDEDHKPHHQQNAIGEIKMITGGPSTKGSFRSLKKSYQKQVNSIHRIPPLKQRRTDRDILFSKEDAREVKQPHDDPLVIMLMIERFNTRRIRQLCRHYLPFYFSTVEGGPRKVASI, encoded by the coding sequence ATGTTAGAGGTGGATGAAGCGGATGACAAAGTACAACTGATGGCCTTTAAAGCCAGGTTGAAGTCCAGGCAGTTTATGGTCTCGCTCGTGAAGAATCCCCCACGGATGATGGTGGAAATGCTCTTGAAGGCTCAGAAGTACATGAACATTGAGGATGCTTTAGTAGCAATCAAAGAGGTAGAAAAGCCTAATGAGAGGGAAAGAAAGGGAGACAATCGGAGAGGACGAGAAAGGGAGTGGGCAGATCGTCAAAATACTGACAAGAACAAGAGGAAAGATGATAAAACCCCTTGGACAGTAAAATTCACTCCTTTAATTATGCCTATTGATAAAATTCTGGCACAGATTAAAGACGAGCACTACCTCAAGTGGCCATGGCCATTACACTCGTCGTCTAATGTTCATGACAAGAGGAAATACTGTCGTTTCCATAAAGATCACGACTATTACACAGAAGACTGCAGAGACCTGAAAGAGCAGATAGAGAAACTCATACGAAGAGGGAAGTTGcaaaaatttgtaaagaagGGAGATTCCAACAGGCCTAGGGATGATAGCAGGGACAAGCTGGAAGCCTCTTCAAGGGATGAAGACCACAAGCCACATCATCAGCAGAATGCAATAGGAGAAATAAAGATGATCACAGGAGGGCCATCCACAAAGGGGTCGTTCAGATCCCTCAAGAAGTCATACCAGAAGCAGGTGAATAGCATCCATAGGATACCACCCCTAAAGCAAAGACGAACAGATAGGGATATCCTATTCTCAAAGGAAGATGCCAGAGAAGTGAAGCAGCCACATGATGATCCCCTTGTTATCATGCTTATGATAGAAAGGTTCAACACTAGGAGAATTCGGCAGCTCTGCAGACATTATCTACCTTTCTACTTTTCAACAGTTGAAGGTGGCCCCCGAAAGGTTGCATCCATTTGA